A section of the Oryzias melastigma strain HK-1 linkage group LG2, ASM292280v2, whole genome shotgun sequence genome encodes:
- the LOC112145041 gene encoding oocyte zinc finger protein XlCOF20: MDLGEPKLPQIVEEQEELCISQEEKPLDQMEEPDTLMETPTSMEIEHSEANANNHQTFNITDSQDEEESQHDDSTSTTDGETDPQDRAPKKRRDKSYGQIVDIPYMLESQCDSDVRRNPPKGTVVRKYKTFSDEKKVSSIKSGKSAKIAPHITDDSEKRSCVCEKCGKSYTQWSQLKTHMRFHTGEKLFTCEECDSCFSSLYKLKRHREIHTGEKPFSCKECGTSFRQTDALKRHMRTHTGEKPFSCKECNKCFSRDSCLKIHMRIHTGEKPFSCKECDKSFSREYSLKLHMRVHTGEKPFLCTECYKSFSHRSVLETHMRTHTGEKPFSCKECDKSFSHRSVLESHMRTHTGEKPFSCKVCDKRFRDVANLKQHIRTHTGEKPFLCRECNKSYSIASRLKQHMRSHTGERPFFCKECGASFKQKCNLKKHMRTHTGETPYSCKECDACFRYNSTLRTHMKTHTAEKPFSFQECPKGFSEKC, encoded by the coding sequence ATGGATCTAGGAGAACCCAAACTTCCACAGATTGTAGAGGAGCAAGAAGAGCTCTGCATTAGTCAGGAAGAAAAGCCACTTGATCAGATGGAGGAGCCTGACACCTTGATGGAGACTCCTACTTCTATGGAAATTGAGCACAGTGAAGCAAATGCAAACAATCATCAGACCTTTAATATaactgatagtcaggatgaagaagaaagCCAACATGACGACTCAACATCAACTACTGATGGAGAAACAGACCCACAGGACAGAGCTCCAAAGAAGAGAAGGGACAAAAGTTATGGCCAAATTGTGGACATCCCTTATATGTTAGAAAGTCAGTGTGATTCTGATGTAAGAAGAAATCCCCCTAAGGGGACTGTGgtaagaaaatacaaaacattctCAGATGAAAAGAAGGTTTCCTCTATAAAGTCTggtaaaagtgcaaaaattgCTCCCCACATAACAGATGATTCTGAGAAAAGATCTTGTGTCTGTGAGAAATGCGGTAAAAGTTATACACAGTGGTCTCaactcaaaacacacatgagattCCATACAGGAGAGAAACTATTCACTTGTGAAGAATGTGATTCTTGCTTTAGTTCTTTATATAAACTCAAAAGACACAGGGaaattcatacaggagaaaagcctttttcttgtaaggAATGCGGTACAAGTTTTCGTCAAACAGATgctctcaaaagacacatgagaactcatacaggcgagaagcccttttcttgtaaagaatgtaacAAATGTTTTAGTCGTGATTCTTGTCTCAAAATACACATgagaattcatacaggagagaagcccttttcctgtaaagaatgtgacaagtCTTTTAGTCGTgaatatagtctaaaactgcACATGAGAGtccatacaggagagaagccttttttgtgtacagaatgttataaaagttttagtcatagatctgttttggaaacacacatgagaactcatacaggagaaaagcccttttcatgtaaagaatgtgataaaagttttagtcatagaTCTGTTTTGgaatcacacatgagaactcatacaggagagaagcctttttcttgtaaagtatGCGATAAACGTTTTAGGGATGTAGCTAATCTCAAACAACACATAAggactcatacaggagagaagccttttctTTGTAGAGAATGTAATAAAAGTTATAGTATTGCATCTCGTCTCAAGCAACACATGAGAAGTCATACAGGAGAGAggccttttttttgtaaagaatgtggtgcaagttttaaacaaaaatgtaatctcaaaaaacacatgaggactcatacaggagagacgccttattcttgtaaagaatgtgatgcTTGTTTTAGATATAATTCTACACTCAGaacacacatgaaaactcatacggcagagaagcctttttcttttcaagaatGTCCTAAAGGATTTAgtgaaaaatgctaa